CTGTAGCGCTCTGAGATGGGAGAAAGGTCGAGTTGCAGGTCGGGGACTCGCCGGAGCTTCGCCGGAGATGGTGAAGTTCTGGTTTCTTGACCAAAGCTTCGCCAAAATGACTCaattctcttcctctcctctccaggAACTCAATGGGACAAAAATCAGTACCTAACTTTCTCTGGTTTGAGAGATTCGAAGAGGAGAAGTTTCAGAACTTCCTCTCGGTCTCACTCTCTTTCTAGGCTCTTTGGGCGTTCTCTGAAGGTTCTAAGGCACTCAGTAGCTAGCTAGGGTCGCGTGGAGTTGAATGGTAAGCCTTATATAGGCTGTAGGGTGATTAAATCACTAAACCAAGCTTAAACTTAATTCAAGTTGCACCACCAATGAGTTTTCATGCATGGAGCTTTTCCTAGGGCTTGAGGTTGCGTGGCTGCAGCTTGTAGATGATCAGAAGCGATCAGAAGGGTTCGTGGGGTGCATCATGGCTGAGTTGTGGCTTATGTCATTGGCACACAAATCCTAGGGCACCGATTGGTCGATTTCTTTATTATTTCTTCATGTCGGGACAAAACTGATGCAATATTACACTTATTCATCTGCTAGTGCTGAATTAGAGTGTATTTCCCTTCTCAAGGTTCACTATCATCTCTTTTGAGTGATTAAGGTATCACTCTTTTAGTTTGATTCGGGTTTCGATCACTCTGAGACAATGTATCTATCATTGTCAAGAGATGTGATCAGATCATCTATTTAGCCCTATCCTACCTCCATCTCGAGTTCATCCTCTTATTGGGGTTATTACGACCATTTCTTTGGTACTTCTATTGTCGGGCCGCTTTAAAGTCGACTGACCAACATCTTGATTTACGTGCAATCAAGTATTACCATAGAATATCACACATACacgcatatatatatatatatattatacgtatattatatattatatttatactaTCCGCTCATATTTCATCTACTTCGACTCTCTAGGATTTCGTATCGTCTACGAGGTCTTTACCTGGTTGGTGGGATGTTAAAATATTCTATTATTTTACAAAGAATCCAAGACTATCTCAAGTGAAAAGATTCCCAAACATATATATGAGTCAGGATCCATTAGTACGTGTACAAAACTTACACACTAATTATGTAACAGCCTTTTATGAAACCTGAAAATAACCTATCATTTTAATACACCACTTATCACTACATACAGAAAAAATAAAACCCCTTGATAGTTCAACTATTGGTAGCCTTTCTTTTGCCCCACATTAGAAAATGATGGGGTGACCACACATTGATAGCTCCATGGACCCATCAAACCTAAAATACCAGATATTTCACAACACCATTAATAATATCTTCCAAACTTATTCACCAGcacatataataatatatactcCATGGTGGAAGTGGAGGTAAAGAAATTGACTAAGAAAAATCTTTgctaaaattagaaaaaatccTGATATAACATTGATTTGGTCCAATATATTATAATACTAAACACTTCGAAACTCATTTTTGGGGCGATTTTTAACtctaaaaaagtgaaaaatagaaaataaaaatttaacttTAATAGTCATAAACGGCCATAAAAATGAGTATCAGAGTTTGTCACTATCTGGTggtacatatttttttattacagaAATATAATAATAGACATGTAATTGCAGATATCAAATATCAAAAGACTTTATAATAGTGAACTGCACAGATCAAAAGTCTCAACTCCAACATCATTTTAAGACAACACAAGACAAGATAAGATGGTTTCACTGCAGGAGAAGTTGAAGACGTTTGTGAATCACAGATGGCTGGTGTTTGTGTGTGCCATGTGGGACATGTCATTTGCAGGAACCTCGTACATGTTTGGGAGCATATCACCAGTGATAAAGAGCAGCATGGGTTTCAATCAGAAGCAGGTGGCTTTCTTGAGCGTGGCCAAGGATTTGGGTGACAACGTTGGGCTTCTGGCAGGGTTAATCAGCGAGCAATGGCCCCCTTGGCGAGTTATACTTGTTGGGGTTGTTCAGAATGTTGTTGGTTATGGCATCGTTTGGCTTGTTGTCACACACAGGTTCCCTTCTTTGCCTTTGTGGGCGGTGAGTAACTTCACTTCCATAGCCAAAAACTCTGTTAATTGTCACTTAATTTGAATGTTCTGTTTGCAGTTTTTAAGTACCATAATTTGTTGAATCACTACGGACGACTGGTGGTTGagttcaagtggtacatgtttgattcAAGTCGTCTCAGGTTCAGTTTTGTATATGTAGATAATTTTACAGATGCTTTGGATTTCGGTATCATTTAAGGACCCGTTTAGAAGAGTTTATTTGAAGTTTATTTTATAGTATAAGAGTTTATGCAAGTGTTTAAGAGAATTTTTGTAAATAGCTTATAATTTATCTGTAAGTTGTTTTGAACTCATTTTCATTAGTTGTTTAGAACATCTTATGAATAAGATTTTATCCATAAcctattttcaacttatttccAAAAATTCCTCAAATTAACTTacgaataagcgcttatgcgaTAAATGTTTATTGCCATAAGCTCCCAATTAAGCTGTTTACCTAAAGTCACCCTAAATGTGAAAATGAACCTAGTGACCCTCATTCACAAAGTTAAAGATGATATATAAAAAGCTAGAATCTTTCAGTTGAAGTTGAGATTTATggttgttttcattttcaacatGATTAGCTGTGTGTATGAGCTGTGATGTGCATTCTCACACTTTGAAGAAAATTCATTTCATTGCAGTAAAATTGGCTAACCAGGCATTGATTTGCAGCTATGCATTTTCATATTTGTGGGACAAAATGGCTGTACCTATTACAACACAGCTGCTCTAGTTTCCTCCGTGCAAAGCTTCCCGGAAAGCAGAGGACCCGTGGTGGGGATATTGAAGGGCTTTGTTGGCTTAAGCGGTGCAATTTGGACTCAAATAATAGCTATGATCAATCTCCCTGATCAGGCATCTCTGATTTTCATTATGGCAGTTGGACCCGCTATGGTTTCTTTCACCCTCATGTTCATCATAAGACCAGTCCATAATTACCAACAATCTAGAGCTTCTGATAGTTCAGGCTTCATGTTTATCTACAGCATTTGCCTTCTCTTGGCTGCTTATCTGATGGGAGTTTTACTGCTACAGAATATGTTGGTTTTGGACCAAAGCATCATCACTTTATTTGCAGTTATTTTGATCATTTTCATATTGCTTCCAATTATTGTTCCCATTGTATTGGTTTTCTTCTCGGAACCGAAAAGTCCTGACGAGGAAACCCTTCTCGAGCCACCAATCCCAACATCAAGTAAAACTATTCATGTGATTGCTGAGACTAGTAATGGTGCCAAACATGTTGAAGAAGAGAAGCCTCCAAAGCTTGAGGTGCTTCCATTATCAGAAGGGCCAAGGGACATTGTTCAAGTTCATGCCAAACTTTTCCAAGCAGTCACTGCAGCTCTGAAGAAAATCAAACAAAAGAATGGCCCCCGTAGAGGAGAGGATTTCACCTTAACTCAGGCTTTTGCGAAGGCTGATTTTTGGATCATGTTCTTATCCCTCCTGTTGGGTTGTGGATCAGGCTTGACAATGATAAACAACATGGGACAGATTTGTCAATCGTTGGGAGATCACAATGTCAATGTGTATGTATCTATTATTAGCATATCGAACTTCCTCGGTCGTGTTGGTGGCGGCTTCTTCTCAGAGGTTATAGTAAGGTATAGTCACTACTCTTTTTGTTTTTCGTATTTTTGCGCACGATGGAGCATAAAATTGACAATCAACCATGATTTCTGTCAAATAACACAGTTAGCGTTGCCACATCAGCATTTCTTGCAACTTTCTTTCGTAACATATAGCATTGCTGTTTAAAAATTAATGTAAAAGTGCTCTTTTGTGCGATTTTTTTAACAGAAATTTTGCGTACCCGAGACTTGCTGCCTTAGCATTGGTTCAGGCACTGATGTCTTTTGGGCTTTGCTACTATGTCTTTGGCTTGGTTGGACAAGTTTATGTGGTGGCTATATCTATGGGTTTTGGGTATGGTGCCCACTGGTCAATTGCATTAGCTGCAACTTCAGAAGTGTTTGGATTGAAGAACTTTGGAACTTTGTACAACTTTCTTACCATGGCTAGCCCTGCTGGATCTCTGCTTATATCTGCATTGTCCAGCACAATCTATGACTATTATGCAGAGCAACAAGCAAAGCATCGAATTCATACCTATGGAGCCTTGAGGAACTTTGCCATGCCTTATAACAGTACTGGAAATAATGAATTGCTTCTTTGTGAGGGAAACATATGTTATTCCATTACATGTGGAATCTTAGCAGTAGTTTGCCTGTTTGCAGCTGCTTTGAGCTTGATCATAGTTCACCGGACTAAGAGGTTCTATGCTCAACTTTATGTGAAGTGTCAATCTTGATTGGGGAAAGCAGAGAATAACTTGCAATAAGACTGTCACCAAGGTTTGAATATTAGGTGAAATTTTCATGTGAAAATAGATAAGTGTTCTCTAGTCAAAATTTATTAAGAAACTGATATAAATTTTTACATGGTGAAGTCATGTAAATAGGATGAGAGGATCCATTTCCATTCCATTGTATAGATAGTTTGCCTTGTTGATCTCTTTGTTAGGTTCATGCCTTCATGGCCTTTTATGTTTAATATagatggccattgtcaaaggtTTTTTTATagggcaaatgttagttgttagtaatgttagtaaataaGTCCCTACTCAGGTCtgaacccttcacccttcacctTCATTCCCTCCAACTCTTATGTCCTCTAGCTCTTGCCTTGAGTTAACCCTCGGGACATTGTCAAAGGTTTTAATATACATTCCCTATATCAATCTTACATAGTCGTGAATTCCTTATTGACATTGTTTATATGAGTAAATTTTTGGGGACCGGATCCTACCATGCTGTTTGACCATGTCATGTTAAAATTTATATACATTTATTTCTTGAATATTTATAGAGTCTCACTTATTTAATATATGCCAAGAGAGAAACTAACTTATAACTTTAACATAACAAGTCATATGGGAGGATCGAGATACAAATTTGGAGTTGAGATGTGTGGGAAAAGTGATTagttattaaaattaaattgtgATTAGttactaaaattaaaataatgttaatgttaattttaatatatgagagattgaaaagttttacaactatatataagtataaaagtattttccgatgtagcaaaaaatatatataagtataaaaattattaattactaattaatattattattaatgtaaTGGTCAAGTCAATTAAACTTATCATCTCAAGTTgtgattattaattaaaatttaaataatattacaatttaattttaaatatgaggaATTGATAATTTttacaattattaattaatatattagtaATGAATAATACA
This is a stretch of genomic DNA from Lotus japonicus ecotype B-129 chromosome 1, LjGifu_v1.2. It encodes these proteins:
- the LOC130717775 gene encoding protein NUCLEAR FUSION DEFECTIVE 4-like gives rise to the protein MVSLQEKLKTFVNHRWLVFVCAMWDMSFAGTSYMFGSISPVIKSSMGFNQKQVAFLSVAKDLGDNVGLLAGLISEQWPPWRVILVGVVQNVVGYGIVWLVVTHRFPSLPLWALCIFIFVGQNGCTYYNTAALVSSVQSFPESRGPVVGILKGFVGLSGAIWTQIIAMINLPDQASLIFIMAVGPAMVSFTLMFIIRPVHNYQQSRASDSSGFMFIYSICLLLAAYLMGVLLLQNMLVLDQSIITLFAVILIIFILLPIIVPIVLVFFSEPKSPDEETLLEPPIPTSSKTIHVIAETSNGAKHVEEEKPPKLEVLPLSEGPRDIVQVHAKLFQAVTAALKKIKQKNGPRRGEDFTLTQAFAKADFWIMFLSLLLGCGSGLTMINNMGQICQSLGDHNVNVYVSIISISNFLGRVGGGFFSEVIVRNFAYPRLAALALVQALMSFGLCYYVFGLVGQVYVVAISMGFGYGAHWSIALAATSEVFGLKNFGTLYNFLTMASPAGSLLISALSSTIYDYYAEQQAKHRIHTYGALRNFAMPYNSTGNNELLLCEGNICYSITCGILAVVCLFAAALSLIIVHRTKRFYAQLYVKCQS